Proteins found in one Litorihabitans aurantiacus genomic segment:
- the rplW gene encoding 50S ribosomal protein L23 has protein sequence MSAIGKDPRDILIAPVVSEKSYSLLDAGKYTFLVDPRANKTEIKIAVEQVFGVKVADVNTLNRPGKSRRTRVGIGKRKDTKRAIVTLREGSIDIFGGPVS, from the coding sequence GTGAGCGCCATCGGCAAGGACCCGCGCGACATCCTGATCGCGCCGGTCGTCTCCGAGAAGAGCTACAGCCTGCTCGACGCGGGCAAGTACACCTTCCTCGTCGACCCCCGCGCCAACAAGACCGAGATCAAGATCGCGGTCGAGCAGGTGTTCGGGGTCAAGGTTGCCGACGTCAACACGCTCAACCGGCCGGGCAAGTCCCGCCGCACGCGCGTCGGCATCGGCAAGCGCAAGGACACCAAGCGCGCGATCGTCACGCTGCGCGAGGGCTCGATCGACATCTTCGGCGGTCCGGTCTCCTGA
- the rplD gene encoding 50S ribosomal protein L4, translated as MTSIDVIDATGAKAGQADLPAEVFDVTTNVPLIHQVVVAQLAAARQGTHKTKTRAEVRGGGKKPYKQKGTGRARQGSTRAPQFAGGGVVHGPTPRDYSQRTPKKMKAAALRGALSDRARAGRVHVVSDLAVETPSTKAALTALRAATSANRVLAVVGRDEDVAWLSLRNVVEVHLVSPDQLNTYDVLVNDDVVFTSAALEAFLAGAVVVPVPTTEEDAK; from the coding sequence ATGACCTCCATCGACGTCATCGACGCCACGGGCGCGAAGGCCGGCCAGGCCGACCTCCCCGCCGAGGTCTTCGACGTGACCACCAACGTGCCGCTGATCCACCAGGTCGTGGTGGCGCAGCTCGCCGCGGCCCGCCAGGGCACGCACAAGACCAAGACGCGGGCCGAGGTCCGTGGTGGCGGCAAGAAGCCGTACAAGCAGAAGGGCACCGGTCGTGCCCGTCAGGGTTCGACCCGCGCGCCGCAGTTCGCCGGCGGTGGTGTGGTCCACGGCCCGACGCCGCGCGACTACAGCCAGCGCACGCCCAAGAAGATGAAGGCCGCCGCCCTCCGCGGCGCCCTGTCCGACCGGGCGCGCGCCGGCCGCGTGCACGTCGTCTCCGACCTCGCGGTCGAGACGCCGTCGACGAAGGCCGCCCTCACGGCGCTGCGCGCCGCCACCTCGGCGAACCGCGTGCTCGCCGTCGTCGGACGCGACGAGGACGTGGCGTGGCTCAGCCTGCGCAACGTCGTCGAGGTCCACCTCGTGAGCCCCGACCAGCTGAACACCTACGACGTCCTCGTCAACGACGACGTCGTGTTCACCTCGGCCGCGCTCGAGGCCTTCCTGGCCGGCGCCGTCGTGGTGCCCGTGCCGACCACCGAGGAGGACGCCAAGTGA
- the rplC gene encoding 50S ribosomal protein L3 gives MTSTTTSPAVTALLGTKLGMTQVWDDAGKLVPVTVVRVGTNVVSAVRTQETDGYEAVQLAFGQIDPRKVSQPLKGHFAAAGVTPRRHVVEIRTASAGVTPGTEITAEAFEAGAKVDVIGTTKGKGTAGVMKRHGFSGVGASHGAHRNHRKPGSIGGASTPSRVFKGMRMAGRMGNARKTIQNLTIHSVDVAAGLLLVAGPVPGAKGSLVVVRTAVKGA, from the coding sequence ATGACTTCCACAACCACCAGCCCCGCCGTGACGGCGCTGCTCGGGACGAAGCTCGGCATGACCCAGGTCTGGGACGACGCCGGCAAGCTCGTCCCGGTGACGGTCGTCCGCGTCGGTACCAACGTGGTCTCGGCCGTCCGCACGCAGGAGACGGACGGCTACGAGGCCGTGCAGCTCGCGTTCGGTCAGATCGACCCGCGCAAGGTGAGCCAGCCCCTCAAGGGCCACTTCGCCGCGGCCGGCGTCACGCCGCGCCGCCACGTCGTCGAGATCCGCACCGCGTCCGCGGGTGTGACCCCCGGGACCGAGATCACCGCCGAGGCCTTCGAGGCCGGCGCGAAGGTCGACGTCATCGGCACCACCAAGGGCAAGGGCACCGCCGGTGTCATGAAGCGTCACGGCTTCTCCGGCGTCGGCGCCTCCCACGGTGCGCACCGCAACCACCGCAAGCCCGGCTCGATCGGTGGCGCCTCGACGCCGTCGCGCGTCTTCAAGGGCATGCGCATGGCCGGTCGCATGGGTAACGCCCGCAAGACGATCCAGAACCTGACGATCCACTCGGTCGACGTCGCCGCCGGGCTCCTCCTGGTCGCGGGCCCCGTGCCCGGCGCCAAGGGCTCGCTCGTCGTCGTCCGCACCGCCGTGAAGGGGGCGTGA
- the rpsJ gene encoding 30S ribosomal protein S10, with product MAGQKIRIRLKSYDHEVIDSSARKIVDTVTRAGATVVGPVPLPTEKNVYCVIRSPHKYKDSRDHFEMRTHKRLIDIIDPTPKAVDSLMRLDLPADVNIEIKL from the coding sequence ATGGCGGGACAGAAGATCCGCATCCGGCTGAAGTCCTACGACCACGAGGTCATCGACAGCTCGGCGCGCAAGATCGTCGACACGGTGACCCGTGCCGGTGCAACGGTGGTCGGCCCCGTGCCGCTGCCGACGGAGAAGAACGTGTACTGCGTCATCCGTTCTCCGCACAAGTACAAGGACAGCCGCGACCACTTCGAGATGCGCACCCACAAGCGCCTCATCGACATCATCGACCCGACGCCGAAGGCCGTCGACTCGCTCATGCGTCTCGACCTCCCGGCGGACGTCAACATCGAGATCAAGCTCTGA
- the tuf gene encoding elongation factor Tu: MAKAKFERTKPHVNIGTIGHVDHGKTTLTAAISKVLHDKHPDLNPFTPFDEIDKAPEEKQRGITINIAHVEYQTEKRHYAHVDAPGHADYIKNMITGAAQMDGAILVVAATDGPMAQTREHVLLARQVGVPYLLVALNKSDMVDDEEILELVEMEVRELLSSQGFDGDDAPVIRVSGLKALEGDPEWVATVEALMDAVDESVPEPQRDMDKPFLMPIEDVFTITGRGTVVTGKVERGKLPINSEVEIVGIRDAQKTTVTGIEMFHKQMDEAWAGENCGLLLRGIKREDVERGQVVVKPGTNTPHTNFEGQVYILSKSEGGRDNPFYSNYRPQFYFRTTDVTGVITLPEGTEMVLPGDNTEMSVELIQPIAMEEGLGFAIREGGRTIGSGKVTKIIK; the protein is encoded by the coding sequence GTGGCTAAGGCCAAGTTCGAGCGGACCAAGCCCCACGTCAACATCGGCACGATCGGCCACGTTGACCACGGCAAGACGACGCTCACCGCTGCCATCTCGAAGGTGCTGCACGACAAGCACCCCGACCTGAACCCCTTCACGCCGTTCGACGAGATCGACAAGGCGCCGGAGGAGAAGCAGCGCGGTATCACGATCAACATCGCGCACGTCGAGTACCAGACCGAGAAGCGTCACTACGCGCACGTCGACGCCCCCGGTCACGCCGACTACATCAAGAACATGATCACGGGTGCGGCGCAGATGGACGGCGCCATCCTGGTCGTGGCCGCGACCGACGGCCCGATGGCCCAGACGCGTGAGCACGTCCTGCTCGCCCGTCAGGTCGGCGTGCCGTACCTGCTCGTCGCGCTCAACAAGTCCGACATGGTCGACGACGAGGAGATCCTCGAGCTCGTCGAGATGGAGGTCCGCGAGCTGCTGTCCTCGCAGGGCTTCGACGGCGACGACGCCCCGGTCATCCGCGTCTCGGGCCTCAAGGCCCTCGAGGGCGACCCGGAGTGGGTCGCCACGGTCGAGGCGCTCATGGACGCCGTCGACGAGTCGGTCCCGGAGCCGCAGCGCGACATGGACAAGCCGTTCCTCATGCCGATCGAGGACGTCTTCACGATCACCGGTCGTGGCACCGTCGTCACCGGCAAGGTCGAGCGCGGCAAGCTGCCGATCAACTCCGAGGTCGAGATCGTCGGCATCCGCGACGCCCAGAAGACCACGGTCACGGGCATCGAGATGTTCCACAAGCAGATGGACGAGGCGTGGGCCGGCGAGAACTGCGGCCTCCTGCTCCGCGGCATCAAGCGCGAGGACGTCGAGCGCGGCCAGGTCGTCGTGAAGCCGGGCACCAACACGCCGCACACCAACTTCGAGGGCCAGGTCTACATCCTGTCCAAGTCGGAGGGTGGGCGTGACAACCCGTTCTACTCGAACTACCGCCCGCAGTTCTACTTCCGCACCACGGACGTCACCGGCGTCATCACGCTGCCCGAGGGCACCGAGATGGTTCTCCCCGGCGACAACACCGAGATGTCGGTGGAGCTCATCCAGCCCATCGCCATGGAGGAGGGCCTCGGCTTCGCGATCCGCGAGGGCGGCCGGACCATCGGTTCGGGCAAGGTCACCAAGATCATCAAGTGA
- the fusA gene encoding elongation factor G, which translates to MAQDVLTDLNKVRNIGIMAHIDAGKTTTTERILFYTGVNYKIGETHDGASTTDWMEQEKERGITITSAAVTCFWNKNQINIIDTPGHVDFTVEVERSLRVLDGAVAVFDGKEGVEPQSETVWRQADKYDVPRICFVNKMDKLGADFYFTVDTIVSRLGAKPLVIQLPIGAENEFEGVVDLVEMRALLWRGETAMGANYTVEEIPADLADAAEKYRGELLEAVAETSDELLEKFLGGEELTTAEIKAGIRQLTISSQAYPVLCGSAFKNKGVQPMLDAVIDYLPSPLDVPDVTGHDVRDEEKALSRPADLEAPFSALAFKVASHPFFGKLTFVRIYSGRITPGAQVLNATKGKKERIGKLFQMHANKEMPVEEATAGHIYAFIGLKEVTTGETLCDLQNPIVLESMTFPDPVIEVAIEPKTKGDQEKLGVAIQKLAEEDPTFQVMLDQETGQTVIKGMGELHLDILVDRMRREFNVEANVGKPQVAYRETIRRKVEKVDYTHKKQTGGSGQFAKVQVTFEPLESEEGELYEFVNAVTGGRVPREYIPSVDAGIQDALSSGVLAGFPMVGVKASLIDGAAHDVDSSEMAFKIAGSMVAKEGFRKADPVILEPVMDVEVRTPEEYMGDVIGDLNSRRGMIQSMEDASGVKVVRALVPLSELFGYIGDLRSKTQGRAVYSMQFSNYAEVPRNVAEEIIKKTRGE; encoded by the coding sequence GTGGCACAGGACGTGCTGACTGACCTCAATAAGGTCCGCAACATCGGCATCATGGCGCACATCGACGCCGGCAAGACCACGACGACCGAGCGGATCCTGTTCTACACCGGCGTCAACTACAAGATCGGCGAGACGCACGACGGCGCCTCGACGACCGACTGGATGGAACAGGAGAAGGAGCGCGGCATCACGATCACGTCGGCCGCCGTGACCTGCTTCTGGAACAAGAACCAGATCAACATCATCGACACCCCCGGTCACGTGGACTTCACGGTCGAGGTCGAGCGTTCGCTGCGCGTGCTCGACGGCGCCGTCGCGGTCTTCGACGGCAAGGAGGGTGTGGAGCCGCAGTCCGAGACGGTGTGGCGCCAGGCCGACAAGTACGACGTGCCGCGCATCTGCTTCGTCAACAAGATGGACAAGCTCGGCGCCGACTTCTACTTCACGGTCGACACCATCGTCTCCCGCCTCGGTGCCAAGCCGCTGGTCATCCAGCTGCCGATCGGCGCCGAGAACGAGTTCGAGGGCGTCGTCGACCTGGTCGAGATGCGTGCGCTGCTCTGGCGCGGTGAGACCGCCATGGGTGCGAACTACACGGTCGAGGAGATCCCGGCCGACCTGGCGGACGCCGCCGAGAAGTACCGCGGCGAGCTCCTCGAGGCCGTCGCCGAGACCTCCGACGAGCTGCTCGAGAAGTTCCTCGGCGGCGAGGAGCTCACCACGGCGGAGATCAAGGCCGGCATCCGCCAGCTGACGATCAGCTCGCAGGCCTACCCGGTCCTGTGCGGTTCGGCGTTCAAGAACAAGGGCGTCCAGCCCATGCTCGACGCCGTGATCGACTACCTCCCCTCGCCGCTCGACGTGCCCGACGTCACGGGTCACGACGTGCGCGACGAGGAGAAGGCGCTGTCGCGTCCGGCCGACCTCGAGGCGCCGTTCTCCGCGCTCGCGTTCAAGGTCGCCTCGCACCCCTTCTTCGGCAAGCTCACCTTCGTGCGCATCTACTCGGGCCGCATCACGCCCGGTGCCCAGGTGCTCAACGCCACGAAGGGTAAGAAGGAGCGCATCGGGAAGCTCTTCCAGATGCACGCCAACAAGGAGATGCCGGTCGAGGAGGCCACCGCCGGGCACATCTACGCCTTCATCGGGCTCAAGGAGGTGACCACGGGGGAGACCCTGTGCGACCTCCAGAACCCGATCGTGCTCGAGTCCATGACGTTCCCGGACCCGGTCATCGAGGTCGCGATCGAGCCGAAGACGAAGGGCGACCAGGAGAAGCTCGGCGTCGCCATCCAGAAGCTCGCCGAGGAGGACCCCACCTTCCAGGTCATGCTCGACCAGGAGACCGGTCAGACGGTCATCAAGGGCATGGGCGAGCTGCACCTCGACATCCTCGTGGACCGCATGCGTCGCGAGTTCAACGTCGAGGCCAACGTCGGCAAGCCGCAGGTCGCCTACCGCGAGACCATCCGCCGCAAGGTGGAGAAGGTCGACTACACCCACAAGAAGCAGACGGGTGGGTCCGGCCAGTTCGCGAAGGTGCAGGTCACGTTCGAGCCGCTGGAGTCGGAGGAGGGCGAGCTGTACGAGTTCGTCAACGCCGTCACCGGTGGTCGCGTGCCGCGCGAGTACATCCCGAGCGTCGACGCCGGCATCCAGGACGCCCTGAGCTCCGGCGTGCTGGCGGGCTTCCCGATGGTCGGGGTCAAGGCCTCGCTCATCGACGGCGCGGCCCACGACGTCGACTCCTCGGAGATGGCGTTCAAGATCGCCGGCTCCATGGTGGCGAAGGAGGGCTTCCGCAAGGCGGACCCCGTCATCCTCGAGCCGGTCATGGACGTCGAGGTGCGCACGCCCGAGGAGTACATGGGCGACGTGATCGGCGACCTCAACTCCCGCCGTGGCATGATCCAGTCGATGGAGGACGCCAGCGGGGTTAAGGTTGTCCGCGCACTGGTTCCGTTGTCGGAGCTGTTCGGCTACATCGGTGACCTGCGGTCCAAGACCCAGGGTCGTGCCGTGTACTCGATGCAGTTCAGCAACTACGCCGAGGTTCCTCGGAACGTCGCCGAGGAGATCATCAAGAAGACCCGGGGCGAGTAG
- the rpsG gene encoding 30S ribosomal protein S7, producing MPRKGPAPKRPIVVDPVYGSPTVTQLVNRVLLDGKKSVAERIVYEALEGVREKTQGDPAAVLKRALDNVRPALEVKSRRVGGTTYQVPIEVRPARATALAMRWLVDYSRQRREKTMTERLMNEILDASNGLGAAVKRREDVHKMAESNRAFAHYRW from the coding sequence ATGCCTCGTAAGGGCCCCGCACCCAAGCGCCCGATCGTCGTCGACCCGGTCTACGGCTCGCCCACGGTCACCCAGCTCGTCAACCGCGTGCTGCTGGACGGCAAGAAGTCCGTCGCCGAGCGGATCGTCTACGAGGCGCTCGAGGGCGTCCGCGAGAAGACCCAGGGCGACCCCGCCGCCGTGCTCAAGCGCGCGCTCGACAACGTGCGCCCCGCGCTCGAGGTCAAGTCCCGCCGCGTCGGTGGTACCACCTACCAGGTCCCGATCGAGGTCCGCCCGGCCCGCGCCACGGCGCTGGCGATGCGGTGGCTCGTGGACTACTCGCGCCAGCGTCGCGAGAAGACCATGACCGAGCGCCTCATGAACGAGATCCTCGACGCCTCCAACGGCCTCGGTGCCGCGGTGAAGCGTCGCGAGGACGTCCACAAGATGGCCGAGTCCAACCGGGCGTTCGCGCACTACCGCTGGTGA
- the rpsL gene encoding 30S ribosomal protein S12 gives MPTIQQLVRKGRSPKTSKSKTPALKGSPQRRGVCTRVYTTTPKKPNSALRKVARVKLSSQMEVTAYIPGVGHNLQEHSIVLVRGGRVKDLPGVRYKIVRGALDTQGVRGRQQARSRYGAKKEKK, from the coding sequence GTGCCAACGATTCAGCAGCTGGTCCGCAAGGGCCGCTCGCCCAAGACGAGCAAGTCCAAGACCCCCGCGCTCAAGGGTTCGCCCCAGCGCCGCGGCGTCTGCACCCGCGTCTACACGACCACCCCGAAGAAGCCGAACTCGGCTCTCCGCAAGGTCGCGCGCGTGAAGCTGTCCAGCCAGATGGAGGTCACGGCCTACATCCCCGGCGTCGGTCACAACCTGCAGGAGCACTCGATCGTGCTCGTGCGCGGTGGCCGTGTGAAGGACCTTCCCGGTGTCCGCTACAAGATCGTGCGCGGCGCGCTCGACACCCAGGGTGTCCGCGGCCGTCAGCAGGCCCGCAGCCGCTACGGCGCCAAGAAGGAGAAGAAGTAA